A portion of the Gymnogyps californianus isolate 813 chromosome 25, ASM1813914v2, whole genome shotgun sequence genome contains these proteins:
- the TMPRSS5 gene encoding transmembrane protease serine 5 has product MAEGSHFDPYSPFSKGDDLGKSRCLKAGRMAHQKGVNLTDVKVNDTQEFVQVRPHQEGSLEDVWQVRSSCESGRIVALKCSECGLRPGTVRVVGGADVPPGRWPWQVSVYHGSQHRCGGSVLAREWIVTAAHCVHSYRRLQASAWLVFAGIVTHGSIKQEAGVSVKKIIYHPLYNDNSLDYDIALMKLQVPLNFSDAIRAVCLPPSHQDLFQGTPCWVSGWGYTRPGQAQVTETLKEALVPLIGTKRCNSSCVYAGELTARMLCAGYLHGEIDACQGDSGGPLVCQDEVAWRLVGIVSWGQGCAEPNHPGVYTNVAQLLPWIYHVTEDRKFTTRKTPDARPT; this is encoded by the exons ATGGCAGAGGGCAGCCACTTCGACCCCTACTCGCCCTTTTCCAAGGGGGATGATCTTGGCAAAAGCAGGTGCTTGAAGGCTGGAAG AATGGCCCATCAGAAAGGAGTGAACCTGACGGACGTCAAGGTGAATGACACACAGGAGTTCGTTCAGGTGAGACCCCACCAGGAAGGCAGCCTGGAAGACGTGTGGCAGGTCAG GAGCAGCTGTGAATCAGGTCGAATTGTGGCTCTGAAATGCTCAG AGTGCGGGCTGCGCCCCGGCACCGTGCGGGTGGTCGGCGGGGCGGACGTGCCCCCAGGGCGCTGGCCCTGGCAGGTCAGCGTGTACCACGGCTCCCAGCACCGCTGCGGAGGCTCCGTGCTGGCGCGCGAATGGATCGTCACGGCGGCTCACTGCGTGCACAG TTACAGGCGGCTTCAAGCCTCCGCCTGGCTGGTTTTCGCAGGCATTGTCACCCATGGCTCAATCAAGCAGGAGGCTGGGGtatcagtaaagaaaataatttaccaCCCGCTTTATAACGACAATAGCCTCGACTACGACATTGCTCTGATGAAGCTCCAAGTCCCCCTGAATTTCTCAG ATGCCATCCGTGCTGTGTGTCTGCCACCCTCCCACCAGGACCTCTTCCAGGGCACGCCGTGTTGGGTCTCTGGCTGGGGCTATACCAGACCAGGCCAAG cgcAGGTTACAGAGACGCTGAAGGAAGCACTCGTTCCCTTAATCGGTACCAAGAGGTGCAACAGTTCGTGCGTGTACGCAGGCGAGCTCACTGCCAGGATGCTGTGCGCCGGCTACCTGCATGGGGAAATAGATGCGTGCCAG GGTGACAGCGGGGGCCCCCTGGTTTGCCAGGATGAAGTCGCGTGGCGCTTAGTAGGCATCGTGAGCTGgggccagggctgtgctgaaCCCAACCACCCTGGCGTTTACACCAATGTGGCTCAGCTTCTGCCGTGGATTTATCACGTCACTGAG gacagaaaatttaCTACCAGAAAGACACCAGATGCCAGACCTACCTAG